From the Streptomyces sp. NBC_00654 genome, the window TACCTCGACCGGAATCTGGACCGAATTCCCGGACAGCACCCCCGGGGAATTGGTCGCCGCGCCGTTCGCCCCGGCGTCGGCGTGTGCGTAGCCACCACTGAGCGCGAGCACTCCGCCCGCCGCCGCGATGGTGATCAGGCCTTTACGAGTGACCTGTCGCATAGGTTCGTTTCCTGCCTTCTGCCTTTCGAAATACCCCCGGACACGACCGTGCGAGGGCCGAATGCCGAGCGGCCCCGGAGTGCATGGCACGCACTCCGGGACCGGCCGGGCTCAAACCCTTACGGGTTGACGCACAACGTCACGCGTTGACGCAGGTGTTGCCGAAGGCGGGGTTCAGCAGGCCGATCACGGAGATCGTGTTGCCGCACAGGTTGATCGGCACGTGGACCGGAACCTGGACGACGTTGCCCGAGAGCACGCCGGGGCTGCCGACAGCGGCACCCTGGGCACCGGCGTCGGCGGCAGCCATACCCGCACCCGCGAGCACCAGACCACCGGTAGCAGCCGCGATTGCGACGACCTTCTTGATCATTATTCCTCCTCGTTGGAAATGCGGTCCCAGCCGCGGACCGCATCCCTTGTAACGAGAAGTGGTTAACGGGGCTACGAGTGGGCAACCCGTTTCACTCTTTCCGGTCACATACGCACACGCAGGCGAATACGTACCGGGGCTTCAGCAGTTGTCGATGAACCGGTCGAGCACCCGCACGCCGAACTGCAGACCGTCGACCGGCACCCGCTCGTCCACTCCGTGGAACATCCCGGCGAAGTCGAGCTCCGGCGGCAGCTTGAGCGGGGCGAAACCGAACCCCCGGATGCCCAGGTCGTCGAAGGACTTGGCGTCGGTGCCGGCCGAGAGCATGTACGGCACGGCCCGCGCGATCGGGTCCTCGGCGACCAGCGCCGTCTGCATCGCGTCGACGAGGGCACCGTCGAACGTCGTCTCCAGGGCCTTGTCCGCGTGCACGTCCTCACGCTTCACGTTGGGGCCGAGGATCCGGTCCAGGTCGGCCAGGAACTCCTCCTCGTACCCCGGCAGGAACCGGCCGTCCACATGGGCGGTCGCCTGTCCCGGAATGACGTTGACCTTGTAGCCCGCGCCGAGCTGGGTCGGGTTCGCGGTGTTCTGCAGCGAGGCGCCGATGAGCTTGGAGATACCGCCCAGCTTGGCGAGCGTCTCCTCCATGTTCTCGGGGTCCAGCTCCGTACCCAGGGCGTCCGAGAGCTCGTCGAGGAAGTGCCGCAGCGTCTTGGTCACCCGCACCGGGAACTTGTGCCGGCCCAGCCGCCCGACGGCCTCGGACAGCTCGGTGATGGCGTTGTCCTTGTGGATCATCGAGCCGTGGCCGGCGGTGCCGTCCACGGTCAGCTTCATCCAGTGCATGCCCTTCTGGGCCGTCTCGACGAGGTAGAGCCGCAGCTTCTCGTTGACGGTGAAGGAGAACCCGCCGACCTCGCTGATCGCCTCGTTGACCCCCTCGAACAGCCCGGGGTGGTTGTCGACCAGGTAGCGGGCGCCGTAGGTGCCGCCCGCCTCCTCGTCCGCGACGAAGGCCAGCACGATGTCGCGCGGGGGCTTGCGGCCGCTGCGCATGCGGTCACGGACGACCGCGAGGGTCATGGCGTCCATGTCCTTCATGTCGACGGCACCCCGGCCCCACACACAGCCGTCCGCGATCTCCC encodes:
- a CDS encoding M20/M25/M40 family metallo-hydrolase, giving the protein MSETNVARTVSGEDEVVDLCRELIRIDTSNYGDHSGPGERLAAEYVAEKLAEVGLEPQIFESHKGRASTVARIEGEDPSRPALLIHGHTDVVPANAADWTHDPFSGEIADGCVWGRGAVDMKDMDAMTLAVVRDRMRSGRKPPRDIVLAFVADEEAGGTYGARYLVDNHPGLFEGVNEAISEVGGFSFTVNEKLRLYLVETAQKGMHWMKLTVDGTAGHGSMIHKDNAITELSEAVGRLGRHKFPVRVTKTLRHFLDELSDALGTELDPENMEETLAKLGGISKLIGASLQNTANPTQLGAGYKVNVIPGQATAHVDGRFLPGYEEEFLADLDRILGPNVKREDVHADKALETTFDGALVDAMQTALVAEDPIARAVPYMLSAGTDAKSFDDLGIRGFGFAPLKLPPELDFAGMFHGVDERVPVDGLQFGVRVLDRFIDNC
- the chpH gene encoding chaplin ChpH encodes the protein MIKKVVAIAAATGGLVLAGAGMAAADAGAQGAAVGSPGVLSGNVVQVPVHVPINLCGNTISVIGLLNPAFGNTCVNA